GGAGTGTCTTTGTGCTTGGTGGTGGGCGGTGGGTGGATTGAACACCCGGCCTTCTGTGTGTAAGACAGACTAGATCAACTTCGCTCCTTCCATCGGGGGTTCTTCCAGCCCCTTCCACACTCTCTCTAGTTTCTGCTCCCTGACCATCATCGCTAATAGGTTGTTGAGTGTTCTCTTGTTCTCATCCGTGAGGTAGGGCCATTGATAGGTCATAAACCCAATCACCTTGGTCATCTCTGGGTCATCCCTCCCCACCTCCCAAACAAGGTAGTCCACCGACCTCCCCAATCCCTTAGCGATTGCCGCCAGTACGCTGATATGCGGGTCTTTGACCTTGCCGTTTATGATCCGCCGGATGTTGAACACCTTTACGCCACTTCGCCTTGATAGCTCCTCCGCCGTAAGATGCTGTCTCCCCATTTCATCTGCTAAACGCCCACCTAAACTTCCCATCATCGGTTCCTTTCCTGATTCGACCATCATTGCGCGACACC
This is a stretch of genomic DNA from Syntrophorhabdaceae bacterium. It encodes these proteins:
- a CDS encoding helix-turn-helix transcriptional regulator, which gives rise to MMVESGKEPMMGSLGGRLADEMGRQHLTAEELSRRSGVKVFNIRRIINGKVKDPHISVLAAIAKGLGRSVDYLVWEVGRDDPEMTKVIGFMTYQWPYLTDENKRTLNNLLAMMVREQKLERVWKGLEEPPMEGAKLI